The proteins below are encoded in one region of Vespa velutina chromosome 11, iVesVel2.1, whole genome shotgun sequence:
- the LOC124952815 gene encoding FK506-binding protein 5-like isoform X2 produces MSEITDFGPRKTIFILAIVAGCFAVLWPKIFYPMLTASVNSHHSSSDACCEVLFESDVTALDIMQEMCQNILRHHQVDPRVKDAFKTSKMAPQIANLCKDEVLARCGIDLSIFLAEKERLGKTSKQVLEEIRSFNSSICLKMNFGIPLSQLGIPHLIRYHILMPHITLRQERRTPPHAGGLHPALRERGRTIPISHIVPKIVDRPDHVMPKMRPPMGGAGHVVPAPKGNGTMGVIMPLYTLGIVLFFLYTIVKVLRKNSDSEIISEYPGAAAEKEFRKMVFNPDLLASAMTGGTMHYQKEQSPYKPAPTIEELNNLVDGAPKSNGLAGVNHCSKEDSTVQETYSTEDQEVESIEQSPTVKVMGMEMTASCEGGQKCSRPTTPIIPPPHSHTEREKTPPVPIYLEGALPPQCELLVTDSETQEQKAEESAEAPVILSGKMTLSLISLDQIAAESEDESEVMEEAESTSIIRSMNENEREVKEQSITMSNEEQLNDLEKELQFKTHLKLYSSDEDEAEEEEEEEEDEGEVEVEAEKEKKEEKEEGENEKEEKNEAKEVKIDKVKNKEMGKEDEDEDEDEDEDEDEDEDEEEVELEEEEEEEEEEEMELEEEEEEEEEDEEGEVEDEEDDEDEEELKESEEEEEEEEEREGEEEEDEYEYGYEYEDEIEFEEEATGGTSYCLRELLSDS; encoded by the exons ATGTCTGAGATAACAGATTTTGGTCCGagaaaaacgatttttatattgGCTATTGTGGCTGGATGCTTTGCGGTATTGTGGCCAAAAATCTTTTATCCCATGCTCACAGCTTCTGTCAATTCACATCATTCGTCTTCTGATG caTGCTGTGAAGTATTATTCGAAAGCGATGTTACTGCTTTGGACATTATGCAAGAAATGTGTCAAAATATATTGAGACATCATCAAGTTGATCCACGAGTGAAAGATGCCTTTAAAACTAGCAAAATGGCACCACAAATTGCTAATTTATGTAAGGATGAAGTTTTGGCAAGATGTGGGATAGATTTGTCAATCTTTCTGGCGGAAAAGGAACGTCTTGGAAAAACTTCTAAACAAGTTTTGGAAGAAATTAGATCATTCAATAGTTCTATATGccttaaaatgaattttggtATTCCGTTATCACAGTTGGGAATACCACATCTTATAAGATATCACATCTTAATGCCCcata ttACTCTAAGGCAAGAAAGACGTACTCCACCTCATGCAGGAGGTCTTCATCCAGCATTAAGGGAACGTGGAAGAACTATACCTATTTCGCACATTGTACCAAAAATAGTAGACAGACCTGATCATGTAATGCCAAAAATGAGACCACCTATGGGAGGTGCTGGTCATGTAGTACCAGCACCAAAAGGAAATGGAACTATGGGAGTTATTATGCCCCTCTATACATTAGGCATTGTGTTGTTCTTTTTGTATACTATTGTTaag gTATTGAGGAAGAACTCTGATAGTGAAATTATCTCAGAATATCCAGGAGCAGCTGCTGAGaaagaatttcgaaaaatgGTATTTAATCCAGATTTACTTGCTAGCGCAATGACAGGAGGTACAATGCATTATCAAAAAGAACAATCCCCATATAAACCTGCACCAACTATAGAGGAATTGAATAATC TAGTAGATGGGGCTCCAAAGTCCAATGGCCTGGCAGGGGTCAATCACTGTTCTAAG GAAGACTCCACTGTCCAGGAAACTTATAGTACTGAAGATCAAGAAGTAGAAAGCATAGAACAATCACCAACAGTTAAAGTAATGGGTATGGAAATGACTGCCAGCTGTGAAGGTGGACAAAAATGTAGTAGACCTACCACCCCCATAATACCCCCACCCCAtag tCACACTGAGAGGGAGAAGACACCACCAGTACCAATCTATTTAGAAGGCGCTTTACCTCCACAATGTGAATTACTTGTAACGGATTCAGAAACTCAAGAACAAAAAGCAGAGGAAAGTGCTGAAGCGCCCGTAATTCTCTCAGGCAAAATGACACTCTCTCTCATCAGTCTCGACCAGATTGCAGct GAATCTGAAGATGAAAGTGAAGTGATGGAAGAAGCAGAAAGTACTTCCATTATAAGATCAATGAACGAAAATGAACGTGAAGTAAAAGAGCAATCAATAACGATGAGTAATGAGGAACAATTGAATGATTTAGAGAAAGAATTACAATTTAAAACACATTTAAAGTTATACAGCTCTGATGAAGATGAAgccgaggaagaagaagaggaagaggaagatgaaggagaagtagaagtagaagcagagaaagaaaagaaagaagaaaaagaagaaggagagaacgaaaaggaagaaaaaaatgaagcaaAAGAAGTGAAGATTGATAAAGTAAAGAACAAAGAGATGGgcaaagaagatgaagatgaagatgaagatgaagatgaagatgaagatgaagatgaagatgaggaggaggtggaattggaagaggaagaggaagaggaagaggaggaggaaatggagttggaagaggaggaggaggaagaggaggaggacgaggaaggGGAGgtagaggatgaggaggacgacgaggacgaggaagagttgaaagagagtgaggaagaggaggaggaggaggaagaaagggagggggaagaagaggaggatgaaTATGAGTATGGTTATGAGTATGAAGATGAAATTGAGTTTGAAGAAGAGGCAACGGGAGGAACGTCGTATTGCCTACGAGAATTACTATCCGATTCTTGA
- the LOC124952815 gene encoding sodium/potassium/calcium exchanger 1-like isoform X5 encodes MLQITLRQERRTPPHAGGLHPALRERGRTIPISHIVPKIVDRPDHVMPKMRPPMGGAGHVVPAPKGNGTMGVIMPLYTLGIVLFFLYTIVKVLRKNSDSEIISEYPGAAAEKEFRKMVFNPDLLASAMTGGTMHYQKEQSPYKPAPTIEELNNQAAGDIEIDQLRRRLDETEAAMERIVVQMGNISRSVMHSPSSQPEIKEDSTVQETYSTEDQEVESIEQSPTVKVMGMEMTASCEGGQKCSRPTTPIIPPPHSHTEREKTPPVPIYLEGALPPQCELLVTDSETQEQKAEESAEAPVILSGKMTLSLISLDQIAAESEDESEVMEEAESTSIIRSMNENEREVKEQSITMSNEEQLNDLEKELQFKTHLKLYSSDEDEAEEEEEEEEDEGEVEVEAEKEKKEEKEEGENEKEEKNEAKEVKIDKVKNKEMGKEDEDEDEDEDEDEDEDEDEEEVELEEEEEEEEEEEMELEEEEEEEEEDEEGEVEDEEDDEDEEELKESEEEEEEEEEREGEEEEDEYEYGYEYEDEIEFEEEATGGTSYCLRELLSDS; translated from the exons ATGTtacaaa ttACTCTAAGGCAAGAAAGACGTACTCCACCTCATGCAGGAGGTCTTCATCCAGCATTAAGGGAACGTGGAAGAACTATACCTATTTCGCACATTGTACCAAAAATAGTAGACAGACCTGATCATGTAATGCCAAAAATGAGACCACCTATGGGAGGTGCTGGTCATGTAGTACCAGCACCAAAAGGAAATGGAACTATGGGAGTTATTATGCCCCTCTATACATTAGGCATTGTGTTGTTCTTTTTGTATACTATTGTTaag gTATTGAGGAAGAACTCTGATAGTGAAATTATCTCAGAATATCCAGGAGCAGCTGCTGAGaaagaatttcgaaaaatgGTATTTAATCCAGATTTACTTGCTAGCGCAATGACAGGAGGTACAATGCATTATCAAAAAGAACAATCCCCATATAAACCTGCACCAACTATAGAGGAATTGAATAATC AAGCGGCAGGAGACATAGAGATAGATCAGCTGAGACGTCGTTTGGACGAGACGGAAGCAGCCATGGAAAGAATTGTTGTTCAGATGGGCAACATATCACGTTCAGTGATGCATAGCCCAAGCTCACAGCCAGAAATCAAG GAAGACTCCACTGTCCAGGAAACTTATAGTACTGAAGATCAAGAAGTAGAAAGCATAGAACAATCACCAACAGTTAAAGTAATGGGTATGGAAATGACTGCCAGCTGTGAAGGTGGACAAAAATGTAGTAGACCTACCACCCCCATAATACCCCCACCCCAtag tCACACTGAGAGGGAGAAGACACCACCAGTACCAATCTATTTAGAAGGCGCTTTACCTCCACAATGTGAATTACTTGTAACGGATTCAGAAACTCAAGAACAAAAAGCAGAGGAAAGTGCTGAAGCGCCCGTAATTCTCTCAGGCAAAATGACACTCTCTCTCATCAGTCTCGACCAGATTGCAGct GAATCTGAAGATGAAAGTGAAGTGATGGAAGAAGCAGAAAGTACTTCCATTATAAGATCAATGAACGAAAATGAACGTGAAGTAAAAGAGCAATCAATAACGATGAGTAATGAGGAACAATTGAATGATTTAGAGAAAGAATTACAATTTAAAACACATTTAAAGTTATACAGCTCTGATGAAGATGAAgccgaggaagaagaagaggaagaggaagatgaaggagaagtagaagtagaagcagagaaagaaaagaaagaagaaaaagaagaaggagagaacgaaaaggaagaaaaaaatgaagcaaAAGAAGTGAAGATTGATAAAGTAAAGAACAAAGAGATGGgcaaagaagatgaagatgaagatgaagatgaagatgaagatgaagatgaagatgaagatgaggaggaggtggaattggaagaggaagaggaagaggaagaggaggaggaaatggagttggaagaggaggaggaggaagaggaggaggacgaggaaggGGAGgtagaggatgaggaggacgacgaggacgaggaagagttgaaagagagtgaggaagaggaggaggaggaggaagaaagggagggggaagaagaggaggatgaaTATGAGTATGGTTATGAGTATGAAGATGAAATTGAGTTTGAAGAAGAGGCAACGGGAGGAACGTCGTATTGCCTACGAGAATTACTATCCGATTCTTGA
- the LOC124952815 gene encoding sodium/potassium/calcium exchanger 1-like isoform X1, protein MSEITDFGPRKTIFILAIVAGCFAVLWPKIFYPMLTASVNSHHSSSDACCEVLFESDVTALDIMQEMCQNILRHHQVDPRVKDAFKTSKMAPQIANLCKDEVLARCGIDLSIFLAEKERLGKTSKQVLEEIRSFNSSICLKMNFGIPLSQLGIPHLIRYHILMPHITLRQERRTPPHAGGLHPALRERGRTIPISHIVPKIVDRPDHVMPKMRPPMGGAGHVVPAPKGNGTMGVIMPLYTLGIVLFFLYTIVKVLRKNSDSEIISEYPGAAAEKEFRKMVFNPDLLASAMTGGTMHYQKEQSPYKPAPTIEELNNQAAGDIEIDQLRRRLDETEAAMERIVVQMGNISRSVMHSPSSQPEIKEDSTVQETYSTEDQEVESIEQSPTVKVMGMEMTASCEGGQKCSRPTTPIIPPPHSHTEREKTPPVPIYLEGALPPQCELLVTDSETQEQKAEESAEAPVILSGKMTLSLISLDQIAAESEDESEVMEEAESTSIIRSMNENEREVKEQSITMSNEEQLNDLEKELQFKTHLKLYSSDEDEAEEEEEEEEDEGEVEVEAEKEKKEEKEEGENEKEEKNEAKEVKIDKVKNKEMGKEDEDEDEDEDEDEDEDEDEEEVELEEEEEEEEEEEMELEEEEEEEEEDEEGEVEDEEDDEDEEELKESEEEEEEEEEREGEEEEDEYEYGYEYEDEIEFEEEATGGTSYCLRELLSDS, encoded by the exons ATGTCTGAGATAACAGATTTTGGTCCGagaaaaacgatttttatattgGCTATTGTGGCTGGATGCTTTGCGGTATTGTGGCCAAAAATCTTTTATCCCATGCTCACAGCTTCTGTCAATTCACATCATTCGTCTTCTGATG caTGCTGTGAAGTATTATTCGAAAGCGATGTTACTGCTTTGGACATTATGCAAGAAATGTGTCAAAATATATTGAGACATCATCAAGTTGATCCACGAGTGAAAGATGCCTTTAAAACTAGCAAAATGGCACCACAAATTGCTAATTTATGTAAGGATGAAGTTTTGGCAAGATGTGGGATAGATTTGTCAATCTTTCTGGCGGAAAAGGAACGTCTTGGAAAAACTTCTAAACAAGTTTTGGAAGAAATTAGATCATTCAATAGTTCTATATGccttaaaatgaattttggtATTCCGTTATCACAGTTGGGAATACCACATCTTATAAGATATCACATCTTAATGCCCcata ttACTCTAAGGCAAGAAAGACGTACTCCACCTCATGCAGGAGGTCTTCATCCAGCATTAAGGGAACGTGGAAGAACTATACCTATTTCGCACATTGTACCAAAAATAGTAGACAGACCTGATCATGTAATGCCAAAAATGAGACCACCTATGGGAGGTGCTGGTCATGTAGTACCAGCACCAAAAGGAAATGGAACTATGGGAGTTATTATGCCCCTCTATACATTAGGCATTGTGTTGTTCTTTTTGTATACTATTGTTaag gTATTGAGGAAGAACTCTGATAGTGAAATTATCTCAGAATATCCAGGAGCAGCTGCTGAGaaagaatttcgaaaaatgGTATTTAATCCAGATTTACTTGCTAGCGCAATGACAGGAGGTACAATGCATTATCAAAAAGAACAATCCCCATATAAACCTGCACCAACTATAGAGGAATTGAATAATC AAGCGGCAGGAGACATAGAGATAGATCAGCTGAGACGTCGTTTGGACGAGACGGAAGCAGCCATGGAAAGAATTGTTGTTCAGATGGGCAACATATCACGTTCAGTGATGCATAGCCCAAGCTCACAGCCAGAAATCAAG GAAGACTCCACTGTCCAGGAAACTTATAGTACTGAAGATCAAGAAGTAGAAAGCATAGAACAATCACCAACAGTTAAAGTAATGGGTATGGAAATGACTGCCAGCTGTGAAGGTGGACAAAAATGTAGTAGACCTACCACCCCCATAATACCCCCACCCCAtag tCACACTGAGAGGGAGAAGACACCACCAGTACCAATCTATTTAGAAGGCGCTTTACCTCCACAATGTGAATTACTTGTAACGGATTCAGAAACTCAAGAACAAAAAGCAGAGGAAAGTGCTGAAGCGCCCGTAATTCTCTCAGGCAAAATGACACTCTCTCTCATCAGTCTCGACCAGATTGCAGct GAATCTGAAGATGAAAGTGAAGTGATGGAAGAAGCAGAAAGTACTTCCATTATAAGATCAATGAACGAAAATGAACGTGAAGTAAAAGAGCAATCAATAACGATGAGTAATGAGGAACAATTGAATGATTTAGAGAAAGAATTACAATTTAAAACACATTTAAAGTTATACAGCTCTGATGAAGATGAAgccgaggaagaagaagaggaagaggaagatgaaggagaagtagaagtagaagcagagaaagaaaagaaagaagaaaaagaagaaggagagaacgaaaaggaagaaaaaaatgaagcaaAAGAAGTGAAGATTGATAAAGTAAAGAACAAAGAGATGGgcaaagaagatgaagatgaagatgaagatgaagatgaagatgaagatgaagatgaagatgaggaggaggtggaattggaagaggaagaggaagaggaagaggaggaggaaatggagttggaagaggaggaggaggaagaggaggaggacgaggaaggGGAGgtagaggatgaggaggacgacgaggacgaggaagagttgaaagagagtgaggaagaggaggaggaggaggaagaaagggagggggaagaagaggaggatgaaTATGAGTATGGTTATGAGTATGAAGATGAAATTGAGTTTGAAGAAGAGGCAACGGGAGGAACGTCGTATTGCCTACGAGAATTACTATCCGATTCTTGA
- the LOC124952815 gene encoding sodium/potassium/calcium exchanger 1-like isoform X4, translating into MSEITDFGPRKTIFILAIVAGCFAVLWPKIFYPMLTASVNSHHSSSDVTLRQERRTPPHAGGLHPALRERGRTIPISHIVPKIVDRPDHVMPKMRPPMGGAGHVVPAPKGNGTMGVIMPLYTLGIVLFFLYTIVKVLRKNSDSEIISEYPGAAAEKEFRKMVFNPDLLASAMTGGTMHYQKEQSPYKPAPTIEELNNQAAGDIEIDQLRRRLDETEAAMERIVVQMGNISRSVMHSPSSQPEIKEDSTVQETYSTEDQEVESIEQSPTVKVMGMEMTASCEGGQKCSRPTTPIIPPPHSHTEREKTPPVPIYLEGALPPQCELLVTDSETQEQKAEESAEAPVILSGKMTLSLISLDQIAAESEDESEVMEEAESTSIIRSMNENEREVKEQSITMSNEEQLNDLEKELQFKTHLKLYSSDEDEAEEEEEEEEDEGEVEVEAEKEKKEEKEEGENEKEEKNEAKEVKIDKVKNKEMGKEDEDEDEDEDEDEDEDEDEEEVELEEEEEEEEEEEMELEEEEEEEEEDEEGEVEDEEDDEDEEELKESEEEEEEEEEREGEEEEDEYEYGYEYEDEIEFEEEATGGTSYCLRELLSDS; encoded by the exons ATGTCTGAGATAACAGATTTTGGTCCGagaaaaacgatttttatattgGCTATTGTGGCTGGATGCTTTGCGGTATTGTGGCCAAAAATCTTTTATCCCATGCTCACAGCTTCTGTCAATTCACATCATTCGTCTTCTGATG ttACTCTAAGGCAAGAAAGACGTACTCCACCTCATGCAGGAGGTCTTCATCCAGCATTAAGGGAACGTGGAAGAACTATACCTATTTCGCACATTGTACCAAAAATAGTAGACAGACCTGATCATGTAATGCCAAAAATGAGACCACCTATGGGAGGTGCTGGTCATGTAGTACCAGCACCAAAAGGAAATGGAACTATGGGAGTTATTATGCCCCTCTATACATTAGGCATTGTGTTGTTCTTTTTGTATACTATTGTTaag gTATTGAGGAAGAACTCTGATAGTGAAATTATCTCAGAATATCCAGGAGCAGCTGCTGAGaaagaatttcgaaaaatgGTATTTAATCCAGATTTACTTGCTAGCGCAATGACAGGAGGTACAATGCATTATCAAAAAGAACAATCCCCATATAAACCTGCACCAACTATAGAGGAATTGAATAATC AAGCGGCAGGAGACATAGAGATAGATCAGCTGAGACGTCGTTTGGACGAGACGGAAGCAGCCATGGAAAGAATTGTTGTTCAGATGGGCAACATATCACGTTCAGTGATGCATAGCCCAAGCTCACAGCCAGAAATCAAG GAAGACTCCACTGTCCAGGAAACTTATAGTACTGAAGATCAAGAAGTAGAAAGCATAGAACAATCACCAACAGTTAAAGTAATGGGTATGGAAATGACTGCCAGCTGTGAAGGTGGACAAAAATGTAGTAGACCTACCACCCCCATAATACCCCCACCCCAtag tCACACTGAGAGGGAGAAGACACCACCAGTACCAATCTATTTAGAAGGCGCTTTACCTCCACAATGTGAATTACTTGTAACGGATTCAGAAACTCAAGAACAAAAAGCAGAGGAAAGTGCTGAAGCGCCCGTAATTCTCTCAGGCAAAATGACACTCTCTCTCATCAGTCTCGACCAGATTGCAGct GAATCTGAAGATGAAAGTGAAGTGATGGAAGAAGCAGAAAGTACTTCCATTATAAGATCAATGAACGAAAATGAACGTGAAGTAAAAGAGCAATCAATAACGATGAGTAATGAGGAACAATTGAATGATTTAGAGAAAGAATTACAATTTAAAACACATTTAAAGTTATACAGCTCTGATGAAGATGAAgccgaggaagaagaagaggaagaggaagatgaaggagaagtagaagtagaagcagagaaagaaaagaaagaagaaaaagaagaaggagagaacgaaaaggaagaaaaaaatgaagcaaAAGAAGTGAAGATTGATAAAGTAAAGAACAAAGAGATGGgcaaagaagatgaagatgaagatgaagatgaagatgaagatgaagatgaagatgaagatgaggaggaggtggaattggaagaggaagaggaagaggaagaggaggaggaaatggagttggaagaggaggaggaggaagaggaggaggacgaggaaggGGAGgtagaggatgaggaggacgacgaggacgaggaagagttgaaagagagtgaggaagaggaggaggaggaggaagaaagggagggggaagaagaggaggatgaaTATGAGTATGGTTATGAGTATGAAGATGAAATTGAGTTTGAAGAAGAGGCAACGGGAGGAACGTCGTATTGCCTACGAGAATTACTATCCGATTCTTGA
- the LOC124952815 gene encoding eukaryotic translation initiation factor 5B-like isoform X3: protein MSEITDFGPRKTIFILAIVAGCFAVLWPKIFYPMLTASVNSHHSSSDACCEVLFESDVTALDIMQEMCQNILRHHQVDPRVKDAFKTSKMAPQIANLCKDEVLARCGIDLSIFLAEKERLGKTSKQVLEEIRSFNSSICLKMNFGIPLSQLGIPHLIRYHILMPHITLRQERRTPPHAGGLHPALRERGRTIPISHIVPKIVDRPDHVMPKMRPPMGGAGHVVPAPKGNGTMGVIMPLYTLGIVLFFLYTIVKVLRKNSDSEIISEYPGAAAEKEFRKMVFNPDLLASAMTGGTMHYQKEQSPYKPAPTIEELNNLDGAPKSNGLAGVNHCSKEDSTVQETYSTEDQEVESIEQSPTVKVMGMEMTASCEGGQKCSRPTTPIIPPPHSHTEREKTPPVPIYLEGALPPQCELLVTDSETQEQKAEESAEAPVILSGKMTLSLISLDQIAAESEDESEVMEEAESTSIIRSMNENEREVKEQSITMSNEEQLNDLEKELQFKTHLKLYSSDEDEAEEEEEEEEDEGEVEVEAEKEKKEEKEEGENEKEEKNEAKEVKIDKVKNKEMGKEDEDEDEDEDEDEDEDEDEEEVELEEEEEEEEEEEMELEEEEEEEEEDEEGEVEDEEDDEDEEELKESEEEEEEEEEREGEEEEDEYEYGYEYEDEIEFEEEATGGTSYCLRELLSDS, encoded by the exons ATGTCTGAGATAACAGATTTTGGTCCGagaaaaacgatttttatattgGCTATTGTGGCTGGATGCTTTGCGGTATTGTGGCCAAAAATCTTTTATCCCATGCTCACAGCTTCTGTCAATTCACATCATTCGTCTTCTGATG caTGCTGTGAAGTATTATTCGAAAGCGATGTTACTGCTTTGGACATTATGCAAGAAATGTGTCAAAATATATTGAGACATCATCAAGTTGATCCACGAGTGAAAGATGCCTTTAAAACTAGCAAAATGGCACCACAAATTGCTAATTTATGTAAGGATGAAGTTTTGGCAAGATGTGGGATAGATTTGTCAATCTTTCTGGCGGAAAAGGAACGTCTTGGAAAAACTTCTAAACAAGTTTTGGAAGAAATTAGATCATTCAATAGTTCTATATGccttaaaatgaattttggtATTCCGTTATCACAGTTGGGAATACCACATCTTATAAGATATCACATCTTAATGCCCcata ttACTCTAAGGCAAGAAAGACGTACTCCACCTCATGCAGGAGGTCTTCATCCAGCATTAAGGGAACGTGGAAGAACTATACCTATTTCGCACATTGTACCAAAAATAGTAGACAGACCTGATCATGTAATGCCAAAAATGAGACCACCTATGGGAGGTGCTGGTCATGTAGTACCAGCACCAAAAGGAAATGGAACTATGGGAGTTATTATGCCCCTCTATACATTAGGCATTGTGTTGTTCTTTTTGTATACTATTGTTaag gTATTGAGGAAGAACTCTGATAGTGAAATTATCTCAGAATATCCAGGAGCAGCTGCTGAGaaagaatttcgaaaaatgGTATTTAATCCAGATTTACTTGCTAGCGCAATGACAGGAGGTACAATGCATTATCAAAAAGAACAATCCCCATATAAACCTGCACCAACTATAGAGGAATTGAATAATC TAGATGGGGCTCCAAAGTCCAATGGCCTGGCAGGGGTCAATCACTGTTCTAAG GAAGACTCCACTGTCCAGGAAACTTATAGTACTGAAGATCAAGAAGTAGAAAGCATAGAACAATCACCAACAGTTAAAGTAATGGGTATGGAAATGACTGCCAGCTGTGAAGGTGGACAAAAATGTAGTAGACCTACCACCCCCATAATACCCCCACCCCAtag tCACACTGAGAGGGAGAAGACACCACCAGTACCAATCTATTTAGAAGGCGCTTTACCTCCACAATGTGAATTACTTGTAACGGATTCAGAAACTCAAGAACAAAAAGCAGAGGAAAGTGCTGAAGCGCCCGTAATTCTCTCAGGCAAAATGACACTCTCTCTCATCAGTCTCGACCAGATTGCAGct GAATCTGAAGATGAAAGTGAAGTGATGGAAGAAGCAGAAAGTACTTCCATTATAAGATCAATGAACGAAAATGAACGTGAAGTAAAAGAGCAATCAATAACGATGAGTAATGAGGAACAATTGAATGATTTAGAGAAAGAATTACAATTTAAAACACATTTAAAGTTATACAGCTCTGATGAAGATGAAgccgaggaagaagaagaggaagaggaagatgaaggagaagtagaagtagaagcagagaaagaaaagaaagaagaaaaagaagaaggagagaacgaaaaggaagaaaaaaatgaagcaaAAGAAGTGAAGATTGATAAAGTAAAGAACAAAGAGATGGgcaaagaagatgaagatgaagatgaagatgaagatgaagatgaagatgaagatgaagatgaggaggaggtggaattggaagaggaagaggaagaggaagaggaggaggaaatggagttggaagaggaggaggaggaagaggaggaggacgaggaaggGGAGgtagaggatgaggaggacgacgaggacgaggaagagttgaaagagagtgaggaagaggaggaggaggaggaagaaagggagggggaagaagaggaggatgaaTATGAGTATGGTTATGAGTATGAAGATGAAATTGAGTTTGAAGAAGAGGCAACGGGAGGAACGTCGTATTGCCTACGAGAATTACTATCCGATTCTTGA